TATTCCATTTCCACACATTTCAGCTTCAGAACCATCTGAATTAAAGATTCTAAACCATATGTCTTCAGATGCAGATGGAGTAACGAATATAACTCCGTCAGCTCCAATTGAAAAACCGCGTCTGCAGATTTCTGCTGTAATTTCTGGTTTTTTGTCCTCTGGAATAATTTCTTCCTTTGTTTCATCGATTACAATGTAATCGTTTCCAAGTCCGTGCATTTTTGAAAATTTAATTTTTTTTAAACTCATTACTAAGGCCTCGTTGATTAATAAGATTTTGTTTTTAGTTTTCCTGGATAGATACCTGTTTTTTGAAAGCTTAAGAAATATTTATTTTAAACCCCTAAAGACAGGTTTTTGAAGCGTTAATTTAAGTTATGGTGCGTAACGCATTTCATAGTCTTTATTTTAAAAGTTTCATAATAATTGTACATTAATTTAAGTCTCGGGTGCTTCCTAACTCATGTACCTACTTTAAAAGCTTTACAATATTGTCTTTTAATTAATGTACAGTAATCTGTGTCTATTTTAAAAGCCTTACAGGCACATTCTGTTTTGCAAGGACATCTGCAAAGGTTTCCCTCTCCCTTATAACTTCGCTTTCACCGTCAGTTACAAGCACTTCCGCGGTTTTTGGGCGTGAATTGTACTGTGATGACATTGAAAATCCATATGCTCCCGCATTTAAGATCGCAAGTACATCTCCTTCTTCAATTTCAGGCAGTGGTCTGTCCCTTGCAAATAAATCTCCAGATTCACATACATTTCCAGCAATGTCTATATTCTGGGTAGCTTCTGCTTCTGGCTTGTTTGCAACCACGATGTGATGATATGAACCGTACATTGAAGGACGTAGAAGTGTGTTAAAACCAGCATCTACACCTGCAAATTTCCTGTAGCTCTGTTTTATGGTATTTACTTTTGTAAGGAGTGTTGAAGCGTTTCCAACGATATATCTGCCTGGTTCGAGGTACATTGTAGGTTTTCCGAGGTTGTACTCATTTAATTTGTTTTTAAAGAGTCCTACAATTTCTTTTGAAAAGTGGTCTATGTCAAGTTTGTTTTCATGTGGCTCGTATGGAATTCCAAGTCCGCCACCGAAGTCTATAAATTCAAATTTAACTCCTGCTTCTTCGTGTACTTTTCCTGTAATGTCCATAAGGGTTTCGACTGCGAGCATGAATGGTTCAGGGTCAAGTATTCCAGATCCTATGTGGGTATGAATTCCGACAGGTGTAAATCCGAGATCTTGTGCTAAGCTGTAAACATCTGCTGCTTCTTTTTCCATAACACCGAACTTAGATAGTTCACCACCGGTTATGCAGTGTTCGTGGTGTCCAGCACCTACCATTGGGTTTACCCTGAATGATATCCTGACTTTTTCAGGGTCTGTTAATTTTGAAAGCCTTTTAAGGGCTGAAATTGAATCCAGGTTGATTGTAACACCTGATGATACTGCGAATTTAAGTTCTTCATCAGTAACGTTGTTCCCTGTGTATAAGATCCTTTCAGGTTCAAATCCTGCAAGGAGTGAGGTATACACTTCTCCAGGGGACACTGCATCAATACAGCTTCCTTCCTGTTCCAGTATTCTCATTACTGCAAGGTTTGTATTAGCTTTACAGGCGTAAAATATCTTAAAGTCTTCGTACTGGCTGGAAAATGCGTTGTACAGCCTGTTGTAATTATCCCTTATTTTCATCTCGTCTATAACGTAAAGAGGGGTGTCATATTTTTCTGTGAGTTCTACAGCATCTGCTCCACCGATGCTTAAATTTCCTTTTTCATTTGTTTTAAGATCAAATTGCATCATAAATCTCTCCATTTCCCAAAAACTTGTTTTTGGGCGCAAATTATCAACTATGATTTTTATGCAAGAAAAATTCAAAGCATTTCTAGCTTTGATTTGCAATATCAAAACTTTCAGTTTTGATAACTTCGATTTTGGAATTCCAAAAAAGAAGTAAACATTAAATTTATTCTCTTCTTACTATAAAAAGTGTTTTATGTTGAGGTTGAAAAAATGGAAAATTCAGTGGAATTTATGATATTTATTGAAAAATATTGTTTTAAAAATAGATACTGTAGAACAAAAGTTAAAAATGGAAATAATCCATTTTTAAGAAAGATCACTTAAAATAGTCTCTAAAACACATGTAACAGTGTCTATCTGACCTTTATCTATGTTAAGCGGCGGTACAAACCTTAAAACATTGCCTGCTGTACAGTTTATAAGAATACCCTGGTCTCTGGCAGTGGTCACGATA
This window of the Methanobacterium veterum genome carries:
- the lysA gene encoding diaminopimelate decarboxylase, translated to MQFDLKTNEKGNLSIGGADAVELTEKYDTPLYVIDEMKIRDNYNRLYNAFSSQYEDFKIFYACKANTNLAVMRILEQEGSCIDAVSPGEVYTSLLAGFEPERILYTGNNVTDEELKFAVSSGVTINLDSISALKRLSKLTDPEKVRISFRVNPMVGAGHHEHCITGGELSKFGVMEKEAADVYSLAQDLGFTPVGIHTHIGSGILDPEPFMLAVETLMDITGKVHEEAGVKFEFIDFGGGLGIPYEPHENKLDIDHFSKEIVGLFKNKLNEYNLGKPTMYLEPGRYIVGNASTLLTKVNTIKQSYRKFAGVDAGFNTLLRPSMYGSYHHIVVANKPEAEATQNIDIAGNVCESGDLFARDRPLPEIEEGDVLAILNAGAYGFSMSSQYNSRPKTAEVLVTDGESEVIRERETFADVLAKQNVPVRLLK